Proteins co-encoded in one Anaerolineae bacterium genomic window:
- the rplU gene encoding 50S ribosomal protein L21 — MYAIVASGGKQYKIHEGETLRVEKIPGETGDFVSFDKVLMFSDGKTVNIGRPLLDNIVVKGHIIQQEKTKKIIVFKYKKRKRYRKKQGHRQQLTAVMIDNIEA; from the coding sequence ATGTACGCTATAGTTGCTTCAGGTGGAAAACAATATAAAATTCATGAGGGGGAAACCTTAAGGGTTGAAAAAATTCCAGGAGAGACTGGTGACTTTGTTTCTTTTGATAAAGTCCTCATGTTTTCAGATGGTAAAACTGTAAATATCGGCAGACCGCTTCTTGATAATATAGTGGTTAAGGGACATATTATTCAGCAGGAAAAAACAAAAAAAATAATTGTCTTCAAGTATAAGAAACGAAAAAGATACCGCAAAAAGCAAGGTCATCGCCAGCAGCTTACTGCTGTTATGATAGATAATATTGAAGCATAA
- the rpmA gene encoding 50S ribosomal protein L27: MAHKKAGGSSKNGRDSNAQRRGVKRYGGEKVVAGNILVRQLGTKIHPGDNVGMGRDYTLFATIDGIVAYERKGRSQKKVSVYAA; encoded by the coding sequence ATGGCACATAAAAAAGCCGGCGGCAGTTCAAAAAACGGTCGCGACAGCAATGCACAAAGGCGTGGTGTTAAACGATATGGCGGAGAAAAGGTCGTAGCCGGAAATATACTGGTTCGCCAGCTTGGGACAAAAATTCATCCAGGAGATAATGTTGGAATGGGTCGAGATTATACATTATTTGCCACCATTGACGGGATTGTTGCTTATGAACGAAAGGGCCGTTCACAAAAGAAAGTAAGCGTTTATGCAGCGTGA
- a CDS encoding glutamate-5-semialdehyde dehydrogenase has product MSVELTVLEIAKAAKSASIEMAKCPSIKKNGVLLGIAGKIETEASYIKEENNKDLSRAKEMGLSSAMIDRLTIYDSTIKSMADGLREVAQLDDPVGSMSKTLIRPNGLQVARMRIPLGVIGIIYESRPNVTVDAAGLCLKAGNAVILRGGSEAFHSNQALAGIIGNALLENGLPESAVNVVPVRDRAAVNALLKQEKFVDLIIPRGGEGLIRFVVENSKIPVLKHYKGVCHVYVDDSAELFMAEEICFNAKVQRPGVCNAMETMLVHKSVAQEFLPAIEKRFVKAGVEIRGCPETCRILPKTIKASEEDWPAEYLGLVIAVKVVDNMDQAIAHIARYGSSHTEAIVTSDYNRARRFVREVDSSVVLVNASTRFNDGGQLGLGAEIGISTSKLHAFGPMGLKELTATKFVVFGDGQIRL; this is encoded by the coding sequence ATGTCTGTTGAATTAACGGTTCTGGAGATAGCAAAAGCCGCAAAATCTGCTTCAATAGAAATGGCAAAATGCCCGTCAATTAAAAAAAACGGGGTTCTTCTTGGAATTGCCGGTAAAATAGAAACAGAAGCTTCATATATAAAGGAAGAAAACAATAAGGATCTTTCACGTGCAAAGGAGATGGGGCTTTCAAGTGCAATGATTGATCGGCTTACCATATATGATTCAACCATAAAATCCATGGCTGATGGGCTGAGAGAAGTAGCGCAGCTTGACGACCCTGTCGGTTCCATGAGCAAGACATTGATAAGACCCAACGGTTTGCAGGTGGCACGTATGCGCATACCTTTGGGCGTTATCGGCATAATTTATGAGTCAAGGCCAAATGTTACCGTGGATGCTGCCGGCCTTTGCCTGAAAGCCGGAAATGCGGTTATACTTCGCGGCGGTTCCGAGGCATTCCATTCAAATCAGGCATTAGCCGGAATTATAGGCAACGCTCTTCTTGAAAATGGTCTTCCTGAATCTGCGGTTAATGTTGTGCCGGTTAGAGACAGGGCTGCCGTTAATGCGCTGTTAAAGCAGGAGAAATTTGTTGATCTTATTATACCGCGTGGCGGCGAGGGTTTGATCCGTTTTGTAGTGGAAAATTCAAAGATACCTGTATTAAAACATTATAAAGGCGTATGCCATGTATATGTTGATGATAGCGCGGAGCTGTTTATGGCCGAAGAGATATGTTTCAATGCAAAGGTTCAGCGCCCCGGCGTATGTAATGCCATGGAAACAATGCTTGTTCACAAATCGGTGGCTCAGGAATTTTTGCCAGCTATCGAAAAACGCTTTGTTAAGGCCGGGGTTGAAATCAGGGGTTGCCCTGAAACATGCCGTATCCTGCCAAAAACAATAAAGGCATCGGAAGAAGACTGGCCAGCTGAATACCTGGGCCTCGTTATTGCTGTAAAGGTGGTGGATAATATGGATCAGGCCATCGCACACATAGCAAGATACGGTTCCAGCCATACGGAAGCTATTGTTACATCAGATTATAATAGAGCAAGGCGCTTTGTCCGCGAGGTGGATTCTTCGGTTGTTCTTGTAAATGCTTCAACACGCTTCAACGATGGGGGGCAGCTCGGATTAGGAGCTGAAATCGGCATAAGTACTTCTAAACTTCACGCCTTTGGACCAATGGGTTTGAAAGAGCTTACCGCCACCAAGTTTGTAGTTTTCGGAGATGGGCAGATAAGGCTTTAA
- the nadD gene encoding nicotinate-nucleotide adenylyltransferase → MHIGLFGGTFNPIHNGHLRAVEEVQKGFSLDEIHLIPSALPPHKEQKNLADAKNRMEMIRLAVASRPALMKAVTVSDVELKRSGPSYTIDTVCHFKSISPKKSRLYLIIGLDAFLEIDTWKSYMDIFMLTSFIVIPRPGAWSSDKTIILKSIENYLKKTISHDYDYSFSQSCFIHADKQPVFFFDISPINISSTKIRKLINQGMSIKSLVPEKVEEFIKTKGLYL, encoded by the coding sequence ATGCATATAGGACTTTTTGGCGGTACATTTAATCCGATTCATAATGGACATCTAAGAGCTGTCGAAGAGGTGCAAAAAGGGTTTTCTTTAGATGAAATCCATCTTATTCCATCCGCCCTTCCCCCGCATAAAGAGCAAAAAAATCTTGCTGACGCAAAAAACCGTATGGAGATGATACGCCTCGCTGTTGCAAGCCGCCCCGCCCTTATGAAAGCGGTCACTGTTTCCGATGTTGAACTGAAACGTTCCGGGCCTTCATATACAATCGACACTGTTTGCCATTTCAAATCCATATCACCGAAAAAAAGCCGGCTTTATCTTATCATCGGCCTTGATGCTTTCCTTGAGATAGACACATGGAAATCTTATATGGACATTTTCATGCTTACCTCCTTTATTGTAATTCCCAGGCCGGGGGCGTGGAGCTCTGATAAGACCATTATCCTGAAATCCATTGAAAATTATCTAAAAAAGACCATATCTCACGATTATGACTATTCTTTTTCGCAATCATGCTTTATCCATGCTGATAAACAGCCTGTTTTTTTCTTTGATATAAGCCCGATAAATATTTCATCAACAAAAATACGCAAACTTATCAACCAGGGCATGTCTATTAAATCTTTAGTTCCTGAAAAGGTGGAAGAATTTATTAAAACAAAAGGACTTTATCTATGA
- the proB gene encoding glutamate 5-kinase has translation MNKNRTSCFNSAKRVVVKVGSGVLTEDNGLNLKTIRSISRQICYLIDAGMEIILVSSGAMASGLRKVGLSRRPDEIPKRQAIAAVGQAGLIMAYEKAFARYGKRVAQILLTSEDLSNRKRYLNARNTLSTLLSWQFVPIINENDTVAVEEIKFGDNDNLAAMITMLMDADILINLTDIDGLYNKDPRNNPDAKLITVVSTIKKSIEKLASDIPGALGTGGMMAKINAAKKVTAAGIPMIIAGGAKSDILKKIFSGKEYGTFFVPKKEKLAGRKCWIAYSLKPKGVIRIDNGAATAILKKGKSLLPGGIIGVEGKFSAGAPVEFQMEDNRKLGTGLVNYSAADIRKIMGLKSSKIKERLGYKPYDEVIHRDNLAITYYD, from the coding sequence ATGAATAAAAACCGAACATCTTGTTTTAATAGCGCAAAGCGTGTTGTTGTCAAGGTCGGCAGTGGAGTTCTCACCGAAGATAACGGGTTGAATCTAAAAACTATCAGATCCATCAGCAGGCAAATTTGTTATCTTATTGACGCGGGAATGGAGATTATCCTTGTTTCATCCGGGGCTATGGCATCAGGGTTAAGGAAAGTCGGACTTTCCAGAAGACCTGATGAAATTCCCAAAAGGCAGGCAATTGCCGCTGTTGGTCAGGCCGGACTTATCATGGCGTATGAAAAGGCATTTGCCAGATATGGGAAAAGAGTAGCTCAGATTCTTCTAACCAGCGAAGATCTCAGCAACCGAAAAAGATACTTAAATGCTCGAAACACTTTAAGCACGTTGTTGTCATGGCAGTTTGTTCCGATTATTAACGAAAATGATACTGTTGCAGTGGAAGAGATTAAATTTGGAGATAATGACAATCTTGCCGCCATGATTACAATGCTGATGGATGCCGATATTCTAATTAATCTTACCGATATTGACGGGCTTTATAATAAAGATCCTCGCAACAATCCAGATGCAAAACTGATTACGGTTGTATCCACAATAAAAAAGAGCATTGAAAAACTTGCGAGTGATATTCCAGGCGCCCTCGGAACCGGGGGAATGATGGCAAAGATAAATGCTGCAAAGAAGGTTACTGCAGCTGGAATACCTATGATAATTGCGGGTGGTGCAAAATCGGATATTTTGAAAAAGATTTTTTCCGGAAAAGAGTATGGAACCTTTTTTGTTCCGAAAAAGGAAAAGCTTGCAGGACGTAAATGCTGGATTGCCTATAGTTTGAAGCCTAAGGGGGTTATCAGAATTGATAACGGTGCCGCAACCGCGATACTTAAAAAGGGGAAGAGTCTTCTTCCAGGCGGTATAATTGGTGTAGAAGGTAAATTCAGTGCGGGAGCACCTGTAGAATTTCAAATGGAGGATAACAGGAAATTGGGGACAGGCCTTGTCAATTACAGCGCAGCCGATATACGCAAGATCATGGGGCTCAAGTCAAGCAAGATTAAGGAGCGTCTCGGATATAAGCCTTACGACGAAGTTATACATAGAGACAACCTGGCTATTACATATTATGATTAA
- a CDS encoding formate dehydrogenase accessory sulfurtransferase FdhD: MNTFSNHQVVFIDKKHTISARHKLINEKPLSILVQGKPYCVIMRTPGNELQHVAGFSLYEELIDIPGDLTSLSFKDDADTNVVAITLSESRKNKISHLFERRDMVDNFYQITPPMADEIIIDVNSAVNCLEGLSCHQPLRFDTHAAHAAALYNSDFELLSVAEDVGRHNAVDKAVGKLFLDNTLNRASLLILSSRISYELVKKAARARIPVILAMSRPTSIAVEIATKLNMTLACLAKGSGLYIFCGKHRFGK; the protein is encoded by the coding sequence TTGAATACTTTTTCAAATCATCAGGTTGTTTTTATTGATAAAAAACACACAATTTCAGCGCGACACAAACTTATTAATGAAAAGCCTTTGTCAATTCTGGTTCAGGGAAAACCATACTGTGTTATTATGCGCACACCCGGCAATGAACTTCAGCATGTAGCCGGTTTTAGCCTTTATGAAGAACTCATTGATATTCCTGGTGATTTAACATCACTATCATTTAAAGATGATGCAGATACCAATGTAGTTGCCATTACCCTTAGCGAATCAAGAAAAAATAAAATATCCCATCTTTTCGAGAGGCGGGACATGGTTGACAATTTTTATCAAATCACTCCTCCCATGGCAGATGAAATTATAATAGATGTCAACTCAGCTGTAAATTGTCTTGAAGGGCTTTCCTGTCATCAACCATTGCGTTTTGATACACATGCAGCTCATGCTGCTGCCCTGTATAATTCAGATTTTGAACTGTTATCCGTTGCCGAGGATGTTGGCCGTCATAACGCTGTTGATAAGGCTGTTGGGAAGCTCTTTTTGGACAATACGCTCAACAGGGCATCACTCCTTATCCTTTCTTCCCGCATCAGTTATGAACTTGTCAAGAAGGCTGCAAGGGCAAGAATCCCTGTTATACTCGCAATGTCGCGTCCCACTTCCATTGCCGTAGAGATCGCAACAAAATTAAACATGACACTGGCATGTCTTGCCAAAGGTTCCGGCTTATACATTTTCTGCGGCAAACATCGGTTTGGAAAATAA
- the obgE gene encoding GTPase ObgE: MKFIDEAIITVQSGDGGSGCVSFRREKFIPHGGPDGGDGGKGGDVVFVATSGKRTLYQFRYRKQLKAKNGVYGQGRQKKGKNGEDLKIEIPIGTLVFNAETGLLIKDFVKAGEAFVIAKGGRGGLGNTRFKSSTNRSPRFAQPGEPGETLNLKIELKLLADVGIIGLPNAGKSTLISVISSARPKIADYPFTTLTPNLGVVQTDLKEPFRGEPFVVADIPGLISGAHKGAGLGISFLKHIERTRILVHLIDISSIDTNHPLDAYNTINMELALYSENLAKKPQVVVLNKLDIPGAKEAADIFQSAAKEKNIVLISAITGKGVNHLILRILELLDKTYE, encoded by the coding sequence GTGAAATTCATTGATGAAGCAATTATTACTGTTCAGTCCGGAGATGGAGGCAGCGGGTGTGTAAGTTTCAGACGTGAGAAATTTATACCCCACGGAGGACCGGATGGAGGGGACGGCGGAAAAGGCGGGGATGTTGTTTTTGTGGCGACATCAGGGAAACGCACCCTGTATCAGTTTCGATACAGAAAGCAACTGAAAGCTAAAAACGGCGTTTACGGACAGGGCAGACAAAAGAAAGGCAAAAATGGTGAAGATCTTAAAATAGAAATTCCCATTGGCACCCTGGTCTTTAATGCCGAAACCGGACTCCTGATAAAAGATTTTGTTAAAGCAGGCGAAGCTTTTGTTATAGCAAAAGGCGGTAGAGGCGGCCTGGGAAACACACGGTTTAAATCGTCAACAAACCGCAGCCCGCGGTTTGCCCAGCCCGGTGAACCCGGCGAAACACTGAATCTAAAGATAGAGCTCAAACTCCTTGCGGATGTGGGAATCATAGGTCTTCCCAATGCAGGAAAATCCACCCTTATCAGCGTAATTTCTTCTGCGCGGCCCAAAATAGCCGATTACCCCTTTACAACACTTACACCCAACCTCGGCGTAGTTCAAACAGACCTGAAAGAGCCTTTTCGGGGAGAACCTTTTGTTGTAGCCGATATACCCGGATTGATATCAGGAGCACATAAAGGGGCCGGGCTGGGTATAAGCTTTCTAAAACACATAGAGCGAACCCGGATCCTTGTTCATCTTATCGATATATCCTCTATTGACACGAACCATCCCCTTGATGCTTATAATACTATAAACATGGAACTTGCGCTATACAGCGAGAATCTTGCAAAAAAGCCTCAGGTTGTTGTATTGAATAAACTTGATATTCCAGGCGCCAAAGAAGCGGCAGATATATTTCAATCCGCTGCCAAGGAAAAAAACATAGTATTAATTTCCGCCATTACCGGAAAAGGGGTTAACCATTTAATATTACGGATACTTGAGCTATTAGATAAAACGTATGAATAA